Proteins encoded in a region of the Pseudomonas putida genome:
- a CDS encoding NGG1p interacting factor NIF3, protein MYKLAFFVPASHVEVVKAAVFAAGGGRIGDYDHCAWQTLGQGQFRPLDGSQPFLGQTGQVEVVEEWKVELVVADGLVAQVVAALKQNHPYETPAYEVWQLAQF, encoded by the coding sequence GTGTACAAGCTCGCCTTCTTCGTCCCCGCCAGCCACGTCGAAGTGGTCAAGGCCGCTGTGTTCGCTGCTGGTGGCGGGCGCATCGGTGACTATGACCACTGCGCCTGGCAAACCCTGGGCCAGGGCCAGTTCCGCCCGTTGGACGGCAGCCAGCCGTTCCTCGGGCAAACCGGCCAGGTCGAGGTGGTGGAAGAGTGGAAGGTGGAGCTTGTGGTGGCTGACGGTCTGGTAGCCCAGGTCGTCGCTGCCCTGAAGCAGAACCACCCCTACGAGACGCCAGCCTACGAAGTCTGGCAGCTCGCCCAGTTCTAG
- the tatB gene encoding Sec-independent protein translocase protein TatB, producing MFEVGFSELLLVGVVALLVLGPERLPVAARTLGRGLGQARRAMHALRTQVEREIELPHLDSAPLQRLEQEIRQGISLNTEPANDAATVTLPKENAS from the coding sequence ATGTTCGAGGTAGGCTTCAGCGAGTTGCTGCTGGTCGGCGTCGTCGCCCTGCTGGTGCTGGGCCCGGAGCGCCTGCCAGTGGCGGCACGCACCCTTGGGCGTGGCCTGGGCCAGGCGCGCCGGGCCATGCACGCCTTGCGTACGCAGGTGGAGCGCGAAATCGAGCTGCCCCACCTCGACAGCGCACCCTTGCAGCGCCTGGAACAGGAGATCCGTCAGGGCATCAGCCTGAATACAGAGCCGGCCAATGATGCGGCTACAGTCACGCTACCCAAGGAAAACGCCTCATGA
- the tatC gene encoding twin-arginine translocase subunit TatC, translated as MSSAMDPTASMPLIEHLRDLRKRLVRCLGLVALVFAGLFPFAQTLYTLISEPLRRFLPEGASMIATSVTSPFLTPFKLTAMCALFVAMPLLLHQAWGFLAPGLYRRERRIALPLLVSSIVLFYAGMAFAFFLVFPMMFGFFASVTPDGVAMMTDISQYLDFILALFLAFGLAFEIPVATFIVVWVGLADVATLRRSRPYVIVGCFVVGMILTPPDVFSQTMLAVPMWILFEVGLLACAWLKRPEPGKEIVAGL; from the coding sequence ATGAGCAGTGCCATGGACCCGACGGCCAGCATGCCGTTGATTGAACACCTGCGCGACCTGCGCAAACGCCTGGTGCGTTGTCTGGGGTTGGTGGCATTGGTGTTCGCCGGCCTGTTCCCCTTCGCCCAAACGCTGTACACGCTCATCTCCGAGCCGCTTCGGCGCTTTTTGCCGGAAGGCGCGAGCATGATCGCCACCAGCGTCACCTCGCCTTTTCTGACGCCGTTCAAGCTGACCGCGATGTGCGCACTGTTCGTGGCCATGCCGCTGCTGCTGCACCAGGCCTGGGGCTTTCTGGCACCGGGGTTGTACCGCCGTGAACGGCGCATTGCCCTGCCGCTGCTGGTGTCGAGCATCGTGCTGTTCTATGCCGGCATGGCGTTCGCGTTCTTCCTGGTGTTTCCGATGATGTTCGGCTTTTTTGCCAGCGTGACACCGGACGGTGTGGCGATGATGACTGACATCAGCCAGTACCTGGACTTTATCCTGGCGCTGTTTTTGGCATTCGGGCTGGCATTCGAGATCCCGGTGGCGACCTTCATCGTGGTCTGGGTGGGGTTGGCCGATGTGGCCACATTGCGGCGCAGCAGGCCCTACGTGATCGTCGGGTGCTTTGTGGTGGGGATGATCCTGACTCCGCCGGATGTGTTTTCGCAGACGATGCTAGCGGTGCCGATGTGGATACTGTTCGAGGTGGGATTGCTGGCTTGTGCCTGGTTGAAGCGGCCTGAGCCCGGCAAGGAGATTGTGGCCGGCTTATAG
- the tatA gene encoding twin-arginine translocase TatA/TatE family subunit: MGGIGIWQLVIVLLIVFLLFGTKRLKGLGSDVGEAIQGFRKSMGGDNDASTPGQAQMQQQAPLTGQATQQPQADRQA, encoded by the coding sequence ATGGGTGGCATTGGAATCTGGCAACTGGTGATCGTACTGCTGATCGTATTTCTGCTGTTTGGGACCAAGCGCCTCAAGGGCCTGGGCAGCGATGTGGGCGAGGCGATCCAGGGTTTTCGCAAGTCCATGGGCGGTGACAATGACGCCAGCACACCCGGCCAGGCGCAGATGCAGCAACAGGCCCCGCTGACCGGCCAGGCCACGCAGCAACCGCAAGCGGACCGTCAGGCCTGA
- the gspK gene encoding type II secretion system minor pseudopilin GspK codes for MGGRQQQGAALLMVMVVLAMLAAGMAWLVEDGRRQVDEVRLLQQRVQVRAMEQAGLAYAEQALRDPAWRLSPLFWQALRGQPLNYDFGTGQAQLRVHDQHTCFNVNALLGADGERAEHQLRYLLGDDMAAERLVDALADWLDADSDTRLQGAESAQYLRQQPARLAANQPMLDTSELNLLLEPDAARQARYPMLCALPQVTGWRLNANALGLEHLPLLEALYEGRYSRSLLSRIITGRPASGYADAAALRQALGAVDDETFERLSEGLLLNSGYFLLQLSFEEEGRMMRSEFQVEALGVVQWHARVPAQQVRVRSREPMAW; via the coding sequence ATGGGTGGCAGGCAACAGCAGGGGGCGGCCCTGTTGATGGTGATGGTGGTGCTGGCGATGCTGGCGGCGGGCATGGCTTGGTTGGTGGAAGATGGTCGGCGCCAGGTGGATGAGGTGCGTCTGTTGCAGCAGCGGGTGCAGGTGCGCGCCATGGAGCAGGCGGGCCTTGCCTATGCCGAGCAGGCTCTGCGGGACCCCGCCTGGCGGCTTAGCCCATTGTTCTGGCAAGCCTTGCGCGGGCAGCCACTGAACTACGATTTTGGCACGGGCCAGGCGCAATTGCGGGTGCACGACCAGCACACATGCTTCAACGTCAATGCGTTGCTGGGTGCCGATGGCGAACGTGCCGAGCACCAATTGCGTTATCTGCTGGGCGACGACATGGCTGCCGAGCGCCTGGTCGATGCACTGGCCGACTGGCTCGACGCCGACAGTGATACCCGTCTGCAGGGCGCCGAGAGTGCCCAGTACCTGCGTCAGCAACCCGCACGGCTGGCGGCCAATCAGCCGATGCTCGACACCAGCGAGCTGAACCTGTTGCTGGAGCCGGATGCCGCTCGCCAGGCTCGTTATCCGATGCTGTGCGCCTTGCCCCAGGTCACCGGCTGGCGCCTGAATGCCAATGCGCTGGGGCTGGAGCACCTACCGTTGCTGGAAGCGCTGTACGAAGGGCGCTATTCGCGCTCTTTGCTCAGCCGCATCATCACCGGGCGACCGGCGTCGGGGTATGCGGATGCGGCCGCGTTGCGCCAGGCGCTGGGGGCGGTGGATGACGAGACGTTCGAACGACTGAGTGAAGGCTTGCTGCTCAACAGTGGGTACTTCCTGTTGCAGCTGTCGTTCGAAGAGGAGGGCAGGATGATGCGCAGCGAGTTTCAGGTAGAGGCGCTTGGGGTGGTGCAATGGCATGCGCGGGTGCCAGCACAGCAGGTGCGGGTGCGTAGCCGGGAGCCCATGGCCTGGTAA